A single window of Flavobacterium aestivum DNA harbors:
- a CDS encoding alanine dehydrogenase yields MSLSPFTKEQLLPQEEKLEVARQKSQLFIGLPKETSFQERRICLTPDSVNTLTYQGHRVMIESGAGVSSSYSDKEYSDAGAEITQDTKKVFSCPMILKVEPPTIAEIEMMNPKSIIISAIQLKTRKKSYFEALSRKKVTALAFEYLKDEDGSYPAVKSLSEIAGTASILIAAELMITNEFGKGLLFGNITGVAPTEVVIIGAGTAGEFAVRTAIGLGASVKVFDNSITKLRRLQHNLNQRIFTSTIQQKALLKALRRCDVAIGAMRGKERCPVVVTETMVEHMKKGAVIVDISIDTGGCFETSEVTTHEKPTFLKNDVLHYCVPNIPSRYSKTASLSISNIITPYLLQIAEDGGIESSIRCNAGLKNGIYLYHGILTNKAIGDWFDLPDNDINLIVF; encoded by the coding sequence ATGTCACTAAGTCCATTCACAAAAGAACAACTACTTCCTCAAGAAGAAAAGCTTGAAGTCGCAAGGCAAAAAAGCCAGCTTTTTATAGGTCTTCCAAAAGAGACAAGTTTCCAAGAACGCCGTATTTGCCTTACACCAGATTCGGTAAATACCCTTACTTATCAAGGACATAGAGTAATGATCGAATCTGGTGCAGGTGTAAGCTCTAGTTATAGTGATAAAGAATACAGTGATGCCGGTGCAGAAATTACACAAGATACAAAAAAGGTATTTAGTTGCCCAATGATATTAAAAGTTGAGCCACCAACTATTGCCGAGATTGAGATGATGAATCCAAAGTCGATTATAATATCGGCAATTCAATTAAAAACAAGGAAGAAATCATATTTTGAAGCATTATCACGAAAAAAAGTTACAGCGCTTGCTTTTGAATATTTAAAAGACGAAGATGGCTCCTACCCTGCTGTAAAATCATTGAGTGAAATTGCTGGAACAGCCTCTATTCTTATTGCAGCCGAATTGATGATTACTAATGAATTTGGAAAAGGTTTACTTTTTGGAAATATTACAGGAGTCGCTCCTACCGAGGTTGTTATTATTGGTGCAGGAACTGCTGGTGAATTTGCCGTAAGAACTGCTATTGGTCTTGGCGCAAGTGTAAAAGTTTTTGATAATTCCATTACAAAATTACGTCGTTTACAACATAATTTGAATCAACGTATTTTTACTTCTACTATACAACAAAAAGCATTGCTTAAAGCATTAAGACGTTGTGATGTTGCTATTGGCGCAATGAGAGGTAAAGAACGCTGTCCTGTAGTTGTAACCGAAACTATGGTGGAACATATGAAAAAAGGAGCTGTCATTGTTGATATTAGCATTGATACTGGTGGTTGCTTTGAAACATCAGAAGTGACAACTCACGAAAAGCCAACCTTTTTAAAGAATGATGTATTACATTATTGCGTACCCAATATTCCTTCTCGTTATTCCAAAACTGCTTCATTATCAATAAGCAATATTATTACACCATATTTATTACAGATTGCAGAAGATGGAGGTATTGAAAGCTCTATACGTTGCAATGCCGGTTTAAAAAACGGAATTTATTTGTATCATGGAATCCTTACCAATAAAGCCATTGGAGATTGGTTTGATTTACCAGATAACGATATTAATTTAATTGTTTTTTAA
- a CDS encoding helix-turn-helix transcriptional regulator, with translation MNILIGAKLKLLRKQEGLSQEQVGERLHISQSAYARIENGVSSSWAIHLDKISVLYNIKPEDLFKNENTIIRDIDKNKVASSFKNRNLITEKLIEEYQEKIRELKQKIDYLTSK, from the coding sequence ATGAATATCTTAATAGGTGCTAAGCTAAAATTACTTCGTAAACAAGAAGGTTTGTCTCAAGAACAAGTTGGTGAACGGTTACATATCTCACAATCAGCTTATGCTCGAATAGAAAATGGAGTAAGTAGCTCGTGGGCAATACATTTAGATAAAATAAGTGTATTGTATAATATAAAACCAGAGGACTTATTTAAAAATGAAAACACAATAATTAGAGATATTGATAAAAATAAAGTTGCTAGTAGTTTTAAAAATAGAAATCTAATCACAGAAAAATTGATTGAGGAATATCAAGAAAAGATTAGAGAACTTAAACAAAAAATAGACTATCTAACAAGTAAGTGA
- a CDS encoding DUF4258 domain-containing protein has protein sequence MNFIQRFAYYLVGLILGLFVVAAIFSGKDTRCNYFPNARVLNDLSTKPFLYSDKASKVLSEKWIDTIDIKNTLKLGDVDFDKSNIPFKKGKLYVIEGKTTKNQQITLKVINYSNKAVLEDIVKK, from the coding sequence ATGAATTTTATACAACGTTTTGCTTATTATTTAGTGGGTCTAATATTGGGGTTGTTTGTAGTAGCAGCAATATTTAGCGGAAAAGATACCCGTTGTAATTATTTTCCAAATGCCAGAGTTTTAAATGATTTAAGCACTAAACCATTCTTATATTCAGACAAAGCTTCGAAAGTTCTTTCAGAAAAATGGATTGATACTATCGATATAAAAAACACCTTAAAATTGGGAGATGTAGACTTTGATAAAAGTAACATTCCATTCAAAAAAGGAAAATTATATGTAATAGAAGGAAAAACTACTAAAAACCAACAAATCACCCTTAAAGTGATTAATTATTCAAACAAAGCCGTTTTGGAGGATATTGTTAAAAAATAA
- the tsaE gene encoding tRNA (adenosine(37)-N6)-threonylcarbamoyltransferase complex ATPase subunit type 1 TsaE, with translation MTITFSLDQLEEVTQQILEQNPNKVILFNGEMGAGKTTLIKQLCKTLGVEDATSSPTFSLVNEYQTIENKTVYHFDFYRLNQESEALDMGVEDYLYSGNWCFIEWSEKIENLIPEHHSIITIQSLPDGKRSLELT, from the coding sequence ATGACTATCACATTTTCTTTAGATCAACTTGAAGAAGTTACTCAACAAATACTAGAGCAAAATCCCAATAAAGTAATCCTTTTTAATGGAGAAATGGGAGCTGGAAAAACAACATTAATCAAGCAGCTTTGCAAAACTCTTGGTGTAGAAGATGCTACAAGCAGCCCAACCTTTTCCTTAGTTAACGAATATCAAACAATTGAAAACAAAACAGTTTATCATTTTGATTTTTACAGACTTAACCAAGAAAGTGAAGCACTAGATATGGGAGTAGAAGATTATTTGTATTCAGGAAATTGGTGTTTTATAGAATGGTCCGAAAAAATTGAAAATTTGATCCCTGAACACCATTCTATAATTACAATTCAATCACTTCCTGACGGAAAACGTTCGCTTGAGTTAACTTAA
- a CDS encoding bifunctional response regulator/alkaline phosphatase family protein, which produces MDTIKILWVDDEIDLLKPHILFLEKKNYQVTTCNNGRDAIDIFEEDNFDIVFLDENMPGMSGLETLSEMKEKKSSIPMIMITKSEEEYIMEEAIGSKIADYLIKPVNPNQILLSLKKNLDHSRLISQKTTLDYQKEFRKITMEMAMVNSYEDWIELYKKLIFWELKLENINDHGMIEILESQKVEANSQFGKFIERNYEDWFAPKADKPIQSHNLFKELVVPEILKKERPILFVVIDNLRYDQWKAMEGVVNNYYKLEKEVPYYSILPTATQYARNAIFSGLTPLEMENQFPQYWKNDPEEGGKNLFEAEFLTAQIKRLRLDIKEDYFKITNLAGGKKLAENFRSLKDNDLVTVVYNFVDMLSHAKTEMDVVKELASDDKAYRSLTLSWFKNSPLLEIIQQAQKLGFKLILTTDHGTINVKNPSKVVGDKNTSLNLRYKTGRSLTYEQKDVYAVKEPKHIGLPAINMSSSYIFAKNDLFLAYVNNYNHYVSYYRNTYQHGGISLEEMIIPFLIFNPK; this is translated from the coding sequence ATGGATACTATAAAAATACTTTGGGTTGATGATGAAATCGACTTACTCAAACCTCATATATTATTTCTGGAGAAAAAAAACTACCAAGTTACCACTTGCAATAATGGCCGTGATGCCATTGATATTTTTGAAGAAGACAACTTTGACATTGTTTTTCTTGACGAAAACATGCCTGGAATGAGCGGTTTGGAAACTTTATCTGAAATGAAGGAGAAAAAATCTTCTATCCCTATGATAATGATTACCAAAAGCGAAGAAGAATATATCATGGAAGAAGCCATAGGCTCTAAAATTGCTGATTATTTGATAAAGCCAGTAAATCCTAATCAAATTTTATTGAGTTTAAAGAAAAACTTAGATCATTCACGATTAATTTCTCAGAAAACAACATTAGACTATCAAAAAGAGTTTAGAAAAATCACCATGGAAATGGCTATGGTCAATTCTTATGAAGATTGGATTGAATTATATAAAAAATTAATTTTTTGGGAACTCAAACTAGAGAACATTAACGATCATGGCATGATTGAAATTCTTGAGTCTCAAAAAGTAGAAGCAAATTCACAATTTGGAAAATTTATAGAGCGAAATTATGAAGACTGGTTTGCACCAAAAGCAGACAAACCAATACAATCTCATAATTTATTTAAAGAATTAGTAGTTCCTGAAATTCTTAAAAAGGAAAGACCAATACTTTTTGTAGTCATTGACAATTTACGTTATGACCAATGGAAAGCAATGGAAGGTGTGGTAAATAATTATTACAAACTTGAAAAAGAGGTTCCATATTACTCCATTTTACCAACTGCAACACAATATGCCAGAAACGCTATTTTCTCAGGATTGACTCCACTCGAAATGGAAAATCAATTCCCTCAATATTGGAAAAATGATCCAGAAGAAGGTGGAAAAAATTTATTTGAAGCCGAATTTTTAACCGCTCAAATAAAAAGATTGAGACTGGACATCAAAGAAGATTATTTTAAAATTACCAATCTGGCTGGAGGAAAAAAACTAGCCGAAAATTTCCGATCATTAAAGGATAATGATCTTGTTACTGTGGTATATAACTTTGTTGACATGCTTTCCCATGCCAAAACCGAAATGGATGTGGTAAAAGAATTAGCTTCAGATGACAAAGCATATCGCTCGTTAACATTAAGTTGGTTTAAAAACTCTCCTTTACTAGAAATTATTCAGCAAGCCCAAAAGTTAGGTTTCAAATTGATCTTAACAACAGATCACGGAACAATCAATGTAAAAAATCCATCAAAAGTAGTTGGAGACAAAAACACAAGTCTTAACCTCAGATACAAAACGGGACGCAGTTTGACATATGAACAAAAAGATGTATACGCCGTAAAAGAGCCGAAACACATTGGTTTGCCTGCTATAAACATGAGTAGTTCCTATATTTTTGCAAAAAATGATTTGTTTTTGGCCTATGTAAACAACTACAACCATTATGTAAGTTATTACAGAAACACCTATCAACATGGTGGAATATCGTTAGAAGAAATGATTATTCCTTTCCTTATTTTTAACCCAAAATAA
- a CDS encoding S8 family serine peptidase — MKKGLLNFIVILFAISAWSQNESQNDFSVSVNGNKITTTANFKRQVEELKKTVSKQGSKTEYTLLQFTKIPSLDEQQSLKKQGITLLSYLSNNAYYASVSSQFYARGSVSGNIRTKITIDPKFKLDPAIAEGAIPDYAMNGTTTVKVVVTYFKGVDSNTISKDLTSLYVKDIKNNESFNEVYVQVSKDKLEEIAKLNWVQNIELIPAPVESDNLPGTTSHKANVLNSVIPGYGYGLTGKGVKVGIWDGNLEKHKDHTGRVVNREYESNSSHGEHVSGTIGGAGLLDPRAKGMAPEVLMYGWNFNTQSNGLPVYAERDLAAKNDGVELTSNSYGVNLASGYNTGRYGAGDRGDDDVTVKYPYLLNVYSNGNAQTAYPGGFNTSTKNSKNALHVAANDPNDLISTYSSFGPTIDGRLVPQIAAVGTNVYSLDYSNSYQIMSGTSMATPGTTGTIALLYERYKNIYNAKPLASLMKALVANTAKDAGNPGPDYKYGFGNLNGIRAIKVLDKKMFYSASVANGATYEKEIVVPAGLVSLKVMLAYTDIGATPGARSIQVNDLDIKIVKDNTTTLPWILNPTLPNANATRGVDNLNNIEQVTLDNPAAGTYKIVVTGTKVPLNSQEFSVVYDYVAPELSLTYPIGGEKFNTDSTEYIRWDYEGVEKTFTIEYSEDGGVNYKLIAKDVPSAARNFAWKVPSGLAVNSKIRISAGSKVDVSKETFAIMSEPKNLVIAPAACGVSSYKMDWDPIVGAKYEVMKMNGYKFDVVATVTDPTYTFDNLTVSDDNWFTVRAIDIASGIVSERVSAINVDPVSAPVLNALSLPFKENFNERKATNYVFSKGTTGTIKYEYISPELLDGVKMEGSGVASSSSWVASNTTNAFTNNPDYIKKMSFCDIDATSLAGKAIRMKFNLLWSSVGAANKNFFRVLVNGTPVNSHESLGVYGGAELTGETELIYDLSAYAGTSFNVTFEAVMDNDFIVVSNENVYSSVFVDNVEFFEATATDLTLSSLTPNAALTATETVTATVYNNSPVAISNIPVSYKINGGTEVVETIAGPINPLSEATYNFTQKADFSAPGVYTVVGSVNHADDVDAKNNTIEKMVINAGSDVLMGSAASLVTCSAAFTDSGTRFANYSDKLTQTMTFKPATVGSSVNVDFSAFEVEEDYDYLYIYNGPTASSPLVGMYTGNTLPPSFTSTAANGELTFKFTSDSEVNEPGWVAQISCVAKPVVNDAAIASITTPETIGKKTATNDVTIRVSNLGPVALTNYPVFYQVNGGTKVTDVVPTIAAYTTVNFTFATKADLSTVNATYTIKTGVDVADDNVANDTKEKTVYNKNELPVHANANGYGISKLKWNDVVNTSGASAYSDFKSIKIPVYAGFTYQPEVTIIKPEAPITRDQTAKDAGVFTMMVIDLNGDGNLTDEFYAGNFWVNTVISSPAPAIPSTTSTHYFRNNFTLAGGLTIPANTTAGEKLMRVIHMFRSPNEYYNVNLGPTIDGLTTSRQDFEIEEYTVNVLPFTVADASVDKISSPVKLGMKPVTISATVRNYSNAAISNFPIAYKINGGTEVVETVTASIAAGATASFSFTAKADLSAPGDYNIEVYTKLVGDTDATNDSKAVMFSHAANYATNVTGTFDGVDDFIKTDITPALGLTNNYTFEAWVNQKKPSTFARILDKSKVLVYIHNNNSLSLYKENSLVFSITTATGSYVMNTGLNSIKQNKWHHVAFTVDAANVYTIYIDGVAVPYTATGTAGAAVDNTTAPAYIGNNAGLARGLNGNIDEVRIWSGVRDQATIANNAMTKYVGNEAGLLAYYSFTEGDKQFVYDTSSNDNTAVVTNANTNGLGEGKFWNVPVLLQKLDFVNQLSSTYDANTKTYTVLLNDGADVTTAVANFSAGMNSIAKIGGVTQVSGVTSNDYTNPVTLTVEGVGFNTGITETYTVKVLTGLSNESKLISYDFKTAWNPGLMQEINTEIVGSNATKVLPYGFDVTNLRADFVVSPGAELFIDGVKQLNSRTITSDYSNSYMVTVVSENKLSQTNYMITLNAKNSEANIKTYSVSNQIGTSVIDAVAKTVKTYVDNNANLSTLVPAFQVSDFATLRIGTYLQNSGETALNYTAPVGYNVLAQNGAINNWTVTIERAKPTITLLGDAVVSLNKGCVYAEAGVTAKDNLNADIVAGVVTSGTVDVNTPGQYTLTYTAKDALNNESSVTRTVNVSSTTCSLGIVDNIVDGFVIYPNPVKDQKVNIITPSNSIKNIRISDISGKKVLSLQTVNKELNLPNLPKGVYIIKVEQDGKTSTQKLIVE; from the coding sequence ATGAAAAAAGGATTACTCAATTTTATTGTGATTCTTTTTGCGATTTCCGCATGGTCGCAAAATGAATCACAAAATGATTTTTCTGTTTCTGTAAATGGAAACAAAATTACTACTACTGCTAATTTTAAGCGGCAGGTTGAAGAGCTTAAAAAAACTGTAAGTAAGCAAGGTTCCAAAACGGAATATACCTTGTTACAATTTACAAAAATTCCCTCTCTAGATGAACAGCAAAGTTTGAAAAAACAAGGAATAACCTTGTTAAGCTATTTATCTAATAATGCTTATTACGCTTCTGTTAGTTCTCAATTTTATGCCAGAGGAAGTGTTTCTGGTAATATCAGAACAAAAATAACTATTGATCCAAAGTTTAAATTGGATCCTGCTATTGCAGAGGGAGCAATCCCAGATTATGCTATGAATGGTACTACTACAGTAAAAGTTGTAGTGACCTATTTCAAAGGAGTTGACAGCAATACAATTTCTAAAGATTTGACCAGTTTATATGTAAAAGATATAAAAAATAATGAGTCTTTTAATGAGGTTTATGTTCAGGTTTCTAAAGATAAACTAGAAGAAATTGCTAAATTAAACTGGGTACAAAATATCGAATTAATTCCAGCTCCAGTAGAAAGCGATAATCTTCCTGGGACAACTTCTCATAAAGCAAACGTACTTAACTCAGTTATTCCAGGATATGGATATGGTTTGACAGGGAAAGGAGTTAAAGTTGGTATTTGGGATGGTAACCTAGAAAAACATAAAGATCATACCGGTAGAGTTGTGAATAGAGAATATGAATCGAACTCTTCTCATGGTGAACACGTTTCAGGAACTATTGGTGGCGCAGGATTATTAGATCCAAGAGCAAAAGGTATGGCTCCTGAAGTACTTATGTATGGTTGGAATTTTAATACACAGTCTAATGGTTTACCAGTTTATGCTGAAAGAGATCTTGCAGCAAAAAATGATGGAGTAGAGCTTACTTCAAACTCGTATGGGGTAAACCTTGCTTCAGGGTATAATACAGGTAGGTATGGTGCAGGTGATCGTGGTGATGATGATGTTACAGTAAAGTATCCATATCTTTTGAATGTGTATTCTAATGGTAATGCACAAACGGCATACCCAGGAGGATTTAATACCTCTACAAAGAACTCAAAAAATGCATTGCACGTTGCTGCAAATGACCCTAATGATTTAATAAGCACTTACAGTAGTTTTGGACCAACAATAGATGGGCGTTTGGTACCACAAATTGCTGCAGTTGGTACAAATGTTTATTCATTAGACTATAGCAATTCCTATCAAATTATGAGTGGAACTTCTATGGCAACACCAGGAACAACAGGGACAATAGCTTTGTTGTATGAAAGATATAAAAATATTTATAATGCAAAACCTTTGGCATCTTTGATGAAAGCTTTGGTGGCCAATACAGCTAAAGATGCTGGTAATCCTGGTCCAGATTATAAATATGGATTTGGAAACTTAAATGGCATAAGAGCAATTAAAGTTTTAGATAAGAAAATGTTCTATTCAGCATCAGTTGCTAATGGAGCAACTTACGAAAAAGAAATTGTGGTTCCAGCAGGTTTAGTATCATTAAAAGTAATGCTTGCTTATACTGATATTGGAGCAACACCGGGAGCAAGATCTATTCAGGTGAATGATTTAGATATTAAAATAGTAAAAGATAATACGACTACACTTCCTTGGATATTAAATCCTACTTTGCCAAATGCAAATGCTACAAGAGGAGTAGATAATTTGAATAATATAGAACAAGTAACTTTAGACAATCCTGCTGCAGGAACTTATAAAATTGTTGTTACAGGTACAAAAGTTCCATTAAATAGTCAAGAGTTTTCGGTTGTTTATGATTATGTAGCTCCAGAATTGAGTTTAACGTATCCAATTGGTGGAGAAAAATTCAATACTGATTCAACAGAATATATCCGTTGGGATTATGAAGGAGTTGAAAAAACATTTACTATAGAGTATTCAGAAGACGGAGGGGTAAATTATAAATTAATTGCAAAAGATGTTCCGTCAGCGGCAAGAAATTTTGCATGGAAAGTACCTTCAGGGTTAGCTGTAAACTCTAAAATCAGAATTAGTGCAGGAAGTAAAGTAGATGTTTCTAAAGAAACATTTGCAATTATGTCAGAGCCTAAAAATTTAGTTATAGCACCAGCTGCGTGTGGTGTCTCATCTTATAAAATGGATTGGGATCCTATTGTTGGAGCAAAATATGAAGTAATGAAAATGAATGGATATAAGTTTGATGTTGTAGCTACAGTTACAGACCCTACTTATACTTTTGATAATCTTACTGTAAGTGATGACAATTGGTTCACAGTTCGTGCTATCGATATTGCATCGGGTATAGTTTCAGAAAGAGTTTCGGCAATAAATGTAGATCCGGTTTCAGCACCAGTTTTGAACGCATTAAGCTTGCCTTTCAAAGAAAATTTCAACGAAAGAAAAGCAACGAATTATGTATTCTCTAAAGGAACAACAGGAACTATCAAATATGAGTATATTTCTCCTGAATTGTTAGATGGAGTAAAAATGGAAGGATCAGGTGTTGCGTCTTCATCTTCTTGGGTTGCAAGTAATACTACAAACGCGTTTACTAATAATCCAGATTATATTAAAAAAATGTCATTTTGTGATATAGATGCAACAAGTCTTGCAGGGAAAGCCATCAGAATGAAATTTAATTTACTTTGGAGTAGTGTTGGAGCAGCTAATAAAAACTTTTTTAGGGTTTTAGTGAATGGAACACCAGTAAATAGCCATGAGAGTTTGGGAGTTTATGGTGGAGCTGAATTAACAGGTGAAACAGAGTTGATATATGATTTATCTGCTTATGCGGGAACTTCATTCAATGTAACTTTTGAGGCTGTTATGGATAATGATTTTATAGTGGTTAGTAATGAAAATGTGTACAGTTCAGTTTTTGTTGATAATGTTGAGTTTTTTGAAGCAACAGCAACAGATTTGACATTGTCTTCATTAACGCCTAATGCGGCTCTTACTGCTACAGAAACAGTAACAGCAACAGTGTATAATAATTCACCAGTAGCTATTAGTAACATTCCGGTTTCTTATAAAATTAATGGGGGAACAGAAGTTGTTGAAACGATTGCAGGACCTATTAACCCATTGAGTGAAGCAACTTATAATTTCACACAAAAAGCGGATTTTTCTGCTCCAGGAGTTTATACAGTAGTTGGTAGTGTAAATCATGCAGATGATGTAGATGCTAAAAATAATACTATTGAAAAAATGGTTATTAATGCAGGATCTGATGTCTTAATGGGCTCAGCAGCATCTTTAGTAACTTGTTCAGCGGCATTTACTGATAGCGGAACTCGTTTTGCAAATTATTCAGATAAACTTACACAAACAATGACTTTCAAACCTGCTACAGTTGGTAGTAGTGTAAATGTTGATTTCTCAGCTTTTGAGGTCGAAGAAGATTATGATTATTTGTATATCTATAACGGACCAACAGCATCCTCACCATTAGTAGGGATGTATACTGGAAACACATTGCCTCCATCATTTACTTCTACAGCGGCTAATGGAGAGTTAACATTTAAATTTACTTCGGACAGTGAAGTGAATGAGCCAGGTTGGGTTGCTCAGATTTCTTGTGTAGCAAAACCAGTTGTAAACGATGCTGCGATAGCGTCTATAACCACTCCGGAAACTATCGGAAAAAAGACAGCTACCAATGATGTAACTATTCGAGTTAGTAATTTGGGACCGGTAGCTTTGACAAATTATCCAGTATTTTATCAAGTGAATGGAGGTACAAAAGTTACTGATGTTGTGCCAACTATTGCAGCATATACAACTGTGAATTTTACTTTTGCAACCAAAGCGGATTTATCTACTGTAAATGCTACTTATACAATTAAAACAGGTGTTGATGTAGCAGATGATAACGTTGCTAATGACACAAAAGAAAAAACGGTATATAATAAAAATGAATTGCCAGTTCATGCTAATGCCAATGGTTATGGTATTTCTAAATTAAAATGGAACGATGTTGTAAATACTTCTGGAGCTTCGGCATATTCAGATTTTAAGAGTATAAAAATACCGGTATATGCAGGATTTACATATCAGCCAGAGGTTACAATAATAAAACCTGAAGCACCTATTACAAGAGATCAAACTGCAAAAGATGCAGGTGTATTTACAATGATGGTTATTGATTTGAATGGAGATGGTAATTTAACAGACGAGTTCTATGCAGGTAATTTTTGGGTAAATACTGTAATTTCTTCTCCAGCACCAGCAATTCCATCAACAACAAGTACGCATTATTTTAGAAATAATTTTACTCTAGCGGGAGGATTGACTATTCCGGCTAATACAACTGCTGGTGAGAAATTAATGCGTGTTATACACATGTTCCGTTCACCTAATGAATATTATAATGTGAATCTTGGTCCAACAATTGACGGATTGACAACTTCAAGACAGGATTTTGAAATTGAAGAGTATACAGTTAATGTATTGCCATTTACAGTTGCTGATGCAAGTGTAGATAAAATTTCGTCTCCAGTAAAACTAGGAATGAAGCCAGTAACTATTAGTGCGACTGTTCGTAATTATTCGAATGCAGCAATTTCTAACTTCCCTATTGCTTATAAAATTAATGGAGGAACAGAAGTAGTTGAAACTGTTACTGCATCTATTGCTGCAGGAGCAACGGCTTCATTTTCTTTTACTGCAAAAGCAGATTTAAGTGCTCCAGGCGATTATAATATCGAGGTTTATACTAAATTGGTAGGGGATACAGATGCAACAAATGATTCAAAAGCAGTAATGTTCTCACATGCGGCAAATTATGCTACAAATGTAACCGGAACTTTTGATGGTGTAGATGATTTTATAAAAACTGATATAACTCCAGCATTAGGACTTACCAACAATTATACTTTTGAGGCATGGGTTAATCAAAAGAAACCATCAACATTTGCTAGGATTCTTGATAAGAGTAAAGTCTTAGTTTATATACATAACAATAATAGCTTGTCACTTTATAAAGAAAATAGTCTTGTATTTTCTATTACAACAGCAACGGGTTCGTATGTTATGAATACGGGATTAAATTCGATTAAGCAAAACAAATGGCATCATGTAGCATTTACAGTAGATGCGGCTAATGTTTATACTATTTATATTGATGGGGTAGCAGTTCCTTATACAGCTACAGGTACAGCTGGTGCTGCAGTTGATAATACAACAGCTCCTGCATATATTGGTAATAATGCCGGTTTGGCTCGCGGTTTGAACGGAAATATAGATGAAGTTCGTATTTGGTCAGGTGTTCGCGATCAAGCAACAATTGCTAATAATGCGATGACAAAATATGTAGGGAATGAAGCTGGATTATTAGCTTATTATTCTTTTACCGAAGGAGATAAACAATTTGTATACGATACATCATCAAATGATAATACAGCAGTAGTAACAAATGCGAATACTAATGGATTAGGGGAAGGTAAATTTTGGAATGTTCCGGTTTTACTGCAAAAGTTAGATTTCGTAAACCAATTATCATCGACTTATGATGCTAATACAAAAACCTATACTGTATTATTGAATGACGGAGCTGATGTAACTACAGCAGTAGCTAATTTTTCAGCAGGAATGAATAGTATAGCAAAAATAGGAGGAGTAACACAAGTAAGTGGAGTTACCTCGAATGATTATACAAACCCAGTTACCCTTACAGTAGAAGGAGTTGGTTTTAATACAGGTATTACAGAAACCTATACTGTCAAAGTACTTACTGGTTTGAGTAATGAAAGTAAATTGATTTCTTATGATTTTAAAACAGCATGGAATCCTGGATTGATGCAGGAAATTAATACTGAAATTGTTGGAAGTAATGCAACTAAAGTGCTTCCATACGGATTTGATGTTACAAATTTGAGAGCTGATTTTGTTGTTTCCCCTGGAGCTGAGCTTTTCATCGACGGTGTAAAACAGTTAAATTCAAGAACTATTACATCAGATTATTCAAATAGTTATATGGTTACAGTAGTTTCAGAAAATAAACTTTCTCAAACAAACTACATGATTACGTTAAATGCTAAAAATTCTGAGGCAAATATTAAGACTTACTCAGTTTCTAACCAAATTGGAACAAGTGTTATAGATGCAGTTGCAAAAACGGTAAAAACGTATGTAGATAATAATGCCAATTTAAGTACATTGGTTCCAGCTTTCCAAGTGTCTGATTTTGCTACATTACGTATAGGAACATATCTTCAGAATAGTGGAGAGACTGCATTAAACTATACTGCGCCTGTTGGCTATAATGTTCTTGCTCAAAACGGAGCTATCAACAACTGGACAGTAACAATCGAAAGAGCAAAACCAACAATTACCCTTTTAGGAGATGCAGTAGTTTCTCTTAATAAAGGATGTGTTTATGCAGAAGCAGGAGTTACTGCCAAAGATAATTTAAATGCAGATATTGTTGCAGGAGTTGTAACTTCGGGTACTGTTGATGTAAATACGCCAGGTCAATACACTCTTACATATACAGCAAAAGATGCATTAAACAATGAATCTTCTGTTACGCGTACAGTAAATGTTTCGAGTACGACTTGTAGTTTAGGAATAGTTGATAATATAGTAGATGGTTTTGTTATTTACCCAAATCCAGTAAAAGATCAAAAAGTAAATATAATAACTCCATCTAATAGTATTAAGAACATCAGAATATCTGATATCTCAGGCAAGAAGGTTCTTTCTTTACAAACAGTAAATAAAGAACTAAATCTTCCTAATTTACCAAAAGGAGTTTATATTATAAAAGTAGAGCAAGATGGTAAAACATCAACTCAAAAATTAATTGTTGAATAA